One window of uncultured Trichococcus sp. genomic DNA carries:
- the istA gene encoding IS21 family transposase, with the protein MLAMTDINTIRNLRNNHDKSIQHIADELEINWRTAKKYADEDLLPEPKVRKKTGMMYVEHWGGIVALWLSEDSKLPKKKRRTVDFMTKELKNQGFPGSYRTVCDFVRDWKATHYVEANEDQGFERLEHPPAEAQLDFGTMEVCHEGAFKDIKALVMSFPYSNGGFAVALPAENQECLLEGMKELFRQVGGVPRKIRIDNMSTAVTQVKSKTEPAVLTDGFLQFATHYGFETQVCNPRSGNEKGSVENKVGYVRYNFFPATPIMKDFASFNEALAVQLAKDRERVHYEKHVLISELWLEEKTDLLALPDVAYPVFKEIEVKANKYNEIKLDGERIHVPRARNHSIIYGLLRFDSYQLVSTDGEIIAEGPRPYMMKKRAIDWQAILLDWRRKLRAMHYSRYWKYLPERIKLYLSHTDWKEQAKRVDQLLVFLVTNDMLGIDQNFYDLIGSSKEADAYDVDWNDYDAFLKSSNGEAAS; encoded by the coding sequence ATGCTCGCAATGACCGATATTAATACTATCAGAAATCTACGAAACAATCACGATAAATCTATTCAACACATAGCTGACGAATTGGAAATCAACTGGCGCACCGCAAAAAAGTATGCAGATGAGGATCTTTTACCTGAGCCGAAGGTCCGAAAGAAAACGGGCATGATGTATGTGGAACACTGGGGAGGCATCGTTGCTCTCTGGCTTTCTGAAGATTCTAAGCTCCCGAAGAAGAAGCGTAGGACCGTTGACTTTATGACTAAAGAATTGAAGAACCAGGGGTTCCCCGGTTCGTATCGCACGGTTTGTGATTTCGTTAGGGACTGGAAAGCCACTCACTACGTTGAAGCCAATGAAGATCAGGGCTTTGAGCGTTTGGAACATCCTCCGGCGGAAGCGCAGCTGGATTTTGGCACCATGGAGGTCTGCCATGAAGGAGCCTTTAAGGATATCAAAGCACTCGTGATGTCTTTTCCTTATAGTAACGGCGGATTTGCGGTGGCATTACCAGCGGAGAATCAAGAGTGTCTACTTGAAGGAATGAAGGAGCTATTCCGACAAGTTGGCGGCGTCCCACGAAAAATTCGCATTGATAATATGTCTACGGCAGTAACGCAAGTAAAGTCGAAGACGGAACCAGCAGTGTTAACGGATGGTTTCCTGCAGTTCGCTACGCATTATGGGTTTGAGACACAGGTGTGCAACCCTAGAAGCGGAAATGAAAAAGGCAGCGTAGAAAATAAAGTCGGCTATGTTCGCTACAACTTCTTTCCGGCCACTCCAATCATGAAGGACTTCGCAAGCTTTAATGAGGCATTGGCGGTTCAATTAGCGAAAGACAGGGAACGCGTTCATTATGAGAAACATGTACTTATCAGTGAACTCTGGCTTGAGGAAAAAACGGATCTTTTGGCATTGCCCGATGTCGCATATCCAGTCTTCAAGGAAATCGAAGTAAAAGCCAATAAGTACAACGAAATCAAGCTGGATGGCGAGCGAATCCATGTTCCTCGCGCCCGGAACCATTCCATCATCTACGGGCTGCTTCGCTTTGACTCCTATCAACTGGTTAGCACGGATGGTGAAATTATCGCTGAAGGCCCCCGGCCCTACATGATGAAGAAACGAGCGATTGACTGGCAAGCAATACTACTCGATTGGCGGCGCAAATTGCGTGCGATGCATTACTCTCGTTACTGGAAATATCTACCCGAACGCATCAAGCTCTATCTCAGCCATACCGATTGGAAAGAACAGGCAAAGCGTGTAGATCAGCTTCTCGTTTTTCTCGTCACCAACGATATGTTAGGTATTGATCAGAACTTCTACGACCTTATCGGTTCTTCGAAAGAAGCGGATGCCTATGATGTGGATTGGAATGACTATGATGCATTTCTCAAGTCATCTAATGGGGAGGCGGCGAGTTGA
- a CDS encoding LysR family transcriptional regulator, protein MTFQHLKYLLTVAEKGSITEAAKGLFISQPSLSNAIKEVEKEIGFSIFTRSRTGIALTKEGMEFLGYARQVVQQMDLLESKYVFNVPVKQRFCVSTQHYTFTANAFVEMVQQFGQERFEFILNETQTFQIIDDVKNRFSDVGILFISNSNETIMRKVLEKNNLDFYELFSVSPHVFLRTDHPLAKRGVVTLKDLEPYPRLSFLQGNYNSTYFAEELFSMEPAEKSIKVSDRAAIVNLMIGLDGYTISSGIFPKYLHGDSIVALPLAENEQMRIGYILNKGQALSELGVTYTEALRQYRV, encoded by the coding sequence ATGACATTTCAACATTTGAAATATTTACTCACAGTTGCGGAGAAAGGGTCAATTACAGAAGCGGCAAAGGGATTATTCATTTCACAACCGAGCCTTTCAAATGCGATTAAAGAGGTGGAGAAAGAAATCGGGTTCAGTATTTTTACGCGAAGTCGGACGGGAATTGCCTTGACAAAAGAAGGCATGGAATTCTTAGGCTATGCAAGACAAGTAGTGCAACAGATGGATTTGCTGGAATCAAAATATGTTTTTAATGTACCCGTAAAACAGCGGTTTTGTGTTTCAACACAGCACTACACGTTCACGGCTAATGCGTTTGTGGAAATGGTGCAACAGTTCGGACAGGAACGTTTTGAATTTATCTTAAATGAAACACAGACATTTCAAATCATTGATGATGTGAAGAATCGTTTTAGCGATGTAGGCATACTCTTCATAAGTAACAGCAATGAAACCATCATGCGAAAAGTGTTAGAGAAAAATAATTTGGACTTTTATGAGTTATTTAGCGTCAGCCCGCATGTATTTTTGAGAACGGATCATCCCTTGGCAAAAAGGGGTGTTGTCACCCTTAAAGATTTAGAGCCTTACCCTCGCTTAAGTTTTCTTCAAGGCAATTACAATTCCACTTATTTTGCAGAAGAACTTTTCAGTATGGAACCTGCAGAAAAGAGTATCAAAGTCAGTGATCGTGCGGCAATCGTGAACCTCATGATTGGTTTGGATGGTTATACGATTTCCAGCGGAATTTTCCCGAAATATCTGCATGGCGATTCTATCGTGGCACTTCCACTTGCAGAGAATGAACAAATGCGTATTGGGTACATTTTAAACAAAGGGCAAGCACTATCAGAATTGGGGGTAACATATACTGAGGCTTTGCGACAATACAGAGTATAA
- a CDS encoding LysE family transporter — MPGYVLGNFFIFAIINAFTPGPGNILALNTVTNYGYKKGRSLFFGIFAGYYVVQIICALFVYGVSAFMPNILGIMKYVGAAYILWLAIHIAVSKPESESTEKSASFFKGFLLQFVNVKIYLFGITALTGYITDYYTSFFDLLLFELIVATIGTIATITWIGMAMMIQRTYQKHFRLINIILAASLLECIYSMLK, encoded by the coding sequence ATGCCTGGATATGTATTAGGAAATTTCTTTATTTTTGCGATAATTAACGCGTTTACTCCGGGACCGGGGAATATTTTAGCATTGAATACAGTCACAAATTATGGATATAAAAAAGGTCGCTCTTTATTTTTTGGCATCTTCGCAGGGTATTATGTGGTTCAAATTATCTGTGCACTGTTTGTCTATGGTGTGAGTGCTTTTATGCCGAATATTCTTGGCATAATGAAATATGTTGGTGCTGCGTATATTCTATGGCTCGCCATTCATATCGCGGTAAGCAAACCTGAGTCAGAAAGTACTGAAAAATCCGCCTCTTTTTTTAAAGGATTCTTGCTCCAATTTGTGAACGTGAAAATCTATTTGTTTGGTATCACCGCTCTGACCGGATATATAACGGATTACTACACTTCTTTTTTTGATCTATTGCTGTTTGAACTGATTGTTGCCACAATCGGAACCATTGCCACAATCACTTGGATTGGAATGGCTATGATGATACAAAGGACATATCAAAAACATTTTAGGCTCATCAATATTATTCTGGCCGCTTCATTGCTGGAGTGTATTTATAGTATGCTAAAGTGA